In Streptomyces violaceusniger Tu 4113, one DNA window encodes the following:
- a CDS encoding eCIS core domain-containing protein produces the protein MSNTPSAAQDDRASQSAKRRKRKERTGKARAPEPKDIVSGAGQPLDPSVRRDLEEQLGHDLGQVRLHTDRDAGHLTELLGADAVAVGQDIFFREHTYRPGTTEGRRLLAHELLHTVQNPHGLGTLRAGRDLGAVSLPQDAMEREAEGTAQELVRGGQPEAGVASEKSATPGWLRYATVDADRNRMEKLDPATLVDRLANGVIRSLRGDPEDRSKRTRMQLARMPDEVQDAVLDRLETRLLSSEHERVLDFVDEIEADDDLERESLAAPDVEPDPVEELLFERETGRRRAEERREEEQRPAPAPGPEKDQPAAEGAPGSTPQNGGGASGKEGQGGSQAQRPGADAGREGGSPASGGKSGDSASAAAPQSQAQQPPSSSSSSSGGKSEGSEKGKDAKDGKAGGEGKEGQDQQGAATPSKEESAAKNRPGAADALVAGQQLKQQDKRGADKPTGSPTVSGKDTQSPGAFSTLDGVRAQDVDGPEERAEEDPFGSGSESEVEVGGAEKSAWDVKLQPEDFLPEQDLDVSGVPTADTLDPASSATPPVPSFPAPPVTKADKVQAERDAEDAEDEAADAEPEEDAADSAADTEPSAEADDGAAAAGGGLGDLDGLAVEQAAESRPGPAASRDPKSGADPKDGPVVAQTTVQEAAGRSEDGSEATEQAAKEEKGTPAAGDTSGGAQEKASQQAVGGQAAQEPAAKAEQKKADAEPAAKSEPTADANSPSPARDTQVTGGSNADTPGGASSGAQSEQSGPAERTEAPAAEAAPPAPEPKKTAEPEQTAEPTAAPPKETPAPKAAPGAKSSAPKSAPSANTPGGGGGGGSRAGGGGGGGGKASAPAKGKKKDSGPAPNLSQVSPEAGLSTASKLKPHVALQAMPGVSGSVDRTVGDEHKALAASPPSMQRPAGAPQTLQGKPATDAPAQYSQDPAQKSEAPEKEDAEVTGAKEPEGQIEAEKAEEPGGWDTFKMALGFIGGKIVNGVASLFGADEPVVDPQELAAKFAGLPTKDEALKQAQAGNAPGVQMQGDADQTAGEQGSAVDTKGQETVATGRDDAGRGMGEDQVYPDAPKEQMAAKVPGQGGGGGGGAPGGGATTGAVPPEAASEVAEHERGPQFQAAFTDGQKGMSEGRQTKDRDFRDGQQKHKKQVDAEVAGNTKSQASEREKAMTEVTAKRADWRTEQDKELQSLGDKKTERHEKVRKDVKDKEEQTDKDVGKEKDDSDKKIQDKGDQAERDAEKKRDDSAQESGNWISKAFEWIKNKVIEIKNAIVRVIREARDAVVNFIKNFKETVERWINDARKAIVDAIKNFINDLIEFAKAMVRAVIDLAKRIRNFITGLINAAIALVNKLATMLKQAITDLLNALGKLLSSILDVLKKMLMDVVKAVVDAVKAVLDFASKLLGALGDFMLIAVDFLTDPGGWLSGAKNSAVDGAKNHLFREVKSAVKDWFQSKIEEIIGVPKAILDKLFKGGFTLEQIVKETWDAIVPQLPFIIGEIVITKVIAKLIPGAGWVMAVIDAIRTAIGSLGAILRAMGAVLDWLKVVRMGGAGILFAKAVAAGIVALLELAYQALLSGIGKYVAKVGRRFKAIAAKLGRGKGGKGGAGGKGGADGEGSDGRGGKPKPDEEPEQPTSPKATTRPTPTATKPKPGAEPTSKKPTTQPQSKPTKAGTPGKPEPTPDAKTPAPTTKDKNGKPKPEEDRPDTRPTPSPKPKPKPEPPAKPKPEPQTKPNPKDDKTPGTPKDDKGPEDRPKNDDKPSTKDPKDQDPTKPKPDKDDPKKPKPDKDGDKPGPRKPKPDKDGPGRRPNKKGPKGDNKARPKHDKNDHEPGRPKGTKAKEDREKEEDSKDAKEERLALIVAKIREILKERLDPGIEFSTHKALLASLRRHYRLTSLYKQGGKEFTVIAELNPSLPVIPGYSTYDTEIDHSKPDPPLPKPYAPPKQNNVLATNFTAEAINESWAERRGEKADKAKKDQPIGFRYIDKHDLNSNPSNLWVRQHLLTQLLGGTADGRNLVPARNTVNQSFKNEVEKPAEQWIRSGKNKIAWYDVQVSYHSGKPEGFPSFLRTEWGAYYPDYAKNVWVKEKQGRDYNEKSGSELEIPPPGDKVYVNYDSAARMRNMLNIPKGIAEDIEDVAEAHNENIPGMSVLLEDLKTIRRIKRRRKKGWDRHIRKLIRAAAEGHLTFDKKS, from the coding sequence ATGAGCAACACACCGTCCGCCGCCCAGGACGACCGCGCGTCCCAGTCCGCCAAGCGCCGCAAGCGCAAGGAGCGGACCGGCAAGGCCCGTGCGCCCGAGCCGAAGGACATCGTCAGCGGTGCGGGACAGCCCCTGGACCCGAGCGTCCGGCGCGACCTCGAGGAACAGCTCGGCCACGACCTCGGCCAGGTCCGCCTGCACACCGACCGCGACGCCGGCCATCTCACCGAACTGCTGGGCGCGGACGCGGTGGCGGTCGGCCAGGACATCTTCTTCCGCGAGCACACCTACCGCCCCGGCACGACGGAAGGCCGGCGCCTCCTCGCCCACGAACTGCTGCACACCGTCCAGAACCCCCATGGCCTCGGCACCTTGCGCGCGGGCCGCGACCTGGGCGCGGTGAGCCTCCCGCAGGACGCGATGGAGCGCGAGGCGGAGGGCACGGCGCAGGAACTGGTCCGCGGCGGGCAACCGGAAGCGGGCGTGGCGTCGGAGAAGTCCGCGACCCCGGGCTGGCTCCGCTACGCCACGGTCGACGCCGACCGCAACCGCATGGAGAAGCTCGACCCGGCGACGCTGGTCGACCGCCTTGCCAACGGCGTGATCCGCTCCCTGCGCGGCGACCCCGAGGACCGCTCCAAGCGCACCCGTATGCAACTGGCGCGGATGCCGGACGAGGTGCAGGACGCCGTCCTCGACCGCCTGGAGACCAGGCTGCTCAGCTCGGAGCACGAGCGGGTGCTCGACTTCGTCGACGAGATCGAGGCGGACGACGACCTGGAGCGGGAGTCGCTGGCCGCTCCGGACGTCGAGCCGGACCCGGTCGAGGAGCTGCTGTTCGAGCGCGAGACGGGGCGGCGGAGGGCGGAAGAGCGGCGCGAGGAGGAGCAGCGCCCCGCGCCTGCGCCGGGCCCGGAGAAGGACCAGCCCGCCGCGGAGGGCGCTCCCGGCAGTACGCCGCAGAACGGCGGGGGCGCTTCCGGGAAAGAGGGCCAGGGCGGGAGCCAGGCGCAGAGGCCGGGCGCCGACGCGGGGCGCGAGGGCGGAAGCCCCGCGTCGGGTGGGAAGTCCGGCGATTCGGCCTCGGCCGCCGCGCCCCAGTCCCAGGCCCAGCAGCCGCCGTCGTCCTCTTCCTCGTCCTCGGGTGGGAAGTCCGAGGGCTCCGAGAAGGGCAAGGACGCCAAGGACGGCAAGGCAGGGGGCGAGGGGAAGGAAGGGCAGGACCAGCAGGGTGCCGCGACGCCGAGCAAGGAGGAGTCGGCGGCCAAGAACCGTCCGGGCGCGGCCGATGCGCTCGTGGCGGGCCAGCAGTTGAAGCAGCAGGACAAGCGGGGCGCGGACAAACCCACGGGTTCGCCGACGGTGTCCGGCAAGGACACCCAGTCGCCCGGCGCGTTCTCCACCCTCGACGGCGTCCGCGCCCAGGACGTCGACGGCCCGGAGGAGCGGGCCGAGGAGGATCCGTTCGGCTCGGGCAGTGAGTCGGAGGTCGAGGTCGGGGGCGCGGAGAAGAGCGCCTGGGACGTCAAGCTCCAGCCGGAGGACTTCCTGCCGGAGCAGGACCTCGATGTGTCCGGCGTACCGACCGCGGACACGCTCGACCCTGCCTCGTCCGCCACCCCTCCCGTCCCGTCGTTCCCCGCCCCACCGGTGACCAAGGCCGACAAGGTGCAGGCCGAACGGGACGCGGAGGACGCCGAGGACGAGGCGGCGGACGCCGAACCCGAGGAGGACGCCGCCGACTCGGCCGCCGATACCGAGCCGTCGGCGGAGGCGGACGACGGCGCGGCGGCGGCAGGCGGCGGGCTTGGCGATCTCGACGGTCTGGCCGTGGAGCAGGCCGCCGAGAGCCGACCGGGACCGGCCGCGAGCCGGGACCCGAAGAGCGGCGCCGACCCCAAGGACGGGCCCGTCGTCGCCCAGACGACGGTGCAGGAGGCAGCGGGCAGGTCGGAGGACGGCAGCGAAGCCACGGAACAGGCCGCAAAGGAGGAGAAGGGCACACCCGCGGCGGGTGACACCTCCGGCGGTGCGCAGGAGAAGGCGTCCCAGCAGGCGGTGGGCGGTCAGGCGGCGCAGGAGCCCGCGGCCAAGGCGGAACAGAAGAAGGCGGACGCGGAGCCGGCGGCCAAGAGCGAACCCACGGCGGACGCCAATTCCCCCTCACCCGCACGGGACACCCAGGTCACGGGCGGATCCAACGCGGATACGCCCGGCGGGGCGAGCAGCGGGGCGCAGAGCGAGCAGAGCGGGCCGGCGGAGCGTACGGAGGCCCCGGCGGCGGAGGCCGCACCGCCCGCCCCGGAACCCAAGAAGACCGCCGAGCCCGAGCAGACCGCCGAGCCCACGGCCGCGCCCCCGAAGGAGACACCGGCGCCCAAGGCCGCCCCGGGGGCAAAGTCCTCGGCGCCCAAGTCGGCACCGTCCGCCAACACACCAGGCGGCGGCGGTGGCGGCGGATCCCGAGCCGGTGGCGGGGGAGGTGGCGGCGGCAAGGCGTCCGCCCCGGCCAAGGGCAAGAAGAAGGACTCCGGCCCGGCCCCGAACCTCTCCCAGGTGTCCCCGGAAGCGGGCCTGTCCACCGCCTCGAAGCTCAAGCCCCATGTGGCGCTGCAGGCCATGCCCGGTGTGAGCGGCTCGGTGGACCGTACCGTCGGCGACGAACACAAGGCGCTCGCCGCCTCCCCGCCCTCGATGCAACGCCCGGCGGGCGCCCCGCAGACCCTCCAGGGCAAGCCGGCAACCGACGCCCCGGCCCAGTACTCGCAGGATCCGGCCCAGAAGTCCGAGGCGCCGGAGAAGGAAGACGCCGAGGTCACGGGCGCCAAGGAGCCCGAGGGGCAGATCGAGGCGGAGAAGGCCGAGGAGCCCGGCGGCTGGGACACCTTCAAGATGGCCCTGGGCTTCATCGGCGGCAAGATCGTGAACGGAGTGGCGAGCCTCTTCGGCGCGGACGAACCCGTAGTGGACCCGCAGGAGTTGGCCGCGAAGTTCGCCGGGCTGCCGACCAAGGACGAAGCGCTCAAGCAGGCCCAGGCGGGCAACGCGCCGGGCGTGCAGATGCAGGGCGACGCCGACCAGACGGCCGGTGAGCAGGGCTCCGCCGTCGACACCAAGGGCCAGGAGACCGTCGCGACGGGCCGCGACGACGCGGGCCGCGGGATGGGCGAGGACCAGGTCTATCCCGACGCGCCCAAGGAGCAGATGGCGGCCAAGGTCCCCGGGCAGGGGGGCGGCGGGGGCGGCGGTGCGCCCGGCGGCGGCGCGACGACGGGAGCCGTCCCTCCCGAGGCCGCGTCGGAAGTGGCCGAGCATGAACGCGGACCGCAGTTCCAGGCGGCGTTCACCGACGGCCAGAAGGGCATGTCCGAGGGGCGGCAGACCAAGGACCGCGACTTCCGGGACGGTCAGCAGAAGCACAAGAAGCAGGTCGACGCCGAGGTCGCGGGCAATACGAAGAGCCAGGCGAGCGAGCGCGAGAAGGCGATGACGGAGGTCACCGCCAAGCGCGCGGACTGGCGCACGGAGCAGGACAAGGAGCTCCAGTCGCTCGGCGACAAGAAGACCGAGCGCCACGAGAAGGTCCGCAAGGACGTCAAGGACAAGGAAGAGCAGACCGACAAGGACGTCGGCAAGGAGAAGGACGACAGCGACAAGAAGATCCAGGACAAGGGCGACCAGGCCGAACGGGACGCCGAGAAGAAGCGCGACGACAGCGCCCAGGAGTCGGGCAACTGGATCTCGAAAGCCTTCGAATGGATCAAGAACAAGGTCATCGAGATCAAGAACGCGATCGTCCGCGTCATCCGGGAGGCGCGGGACGCGGTCGTCAACTTCATCAAGAACTTCAAGGAGACCGTCGAGCGCTGGATCAACGACGCCCGCAAGGCGATCGTCGACGCGATCAAGAACTTCATCAATGACCTGATCGAGTTCGCCAAGGCGATGGTGCGCGCCGTCATCGACCTGGCGAAGCGCATCCGCAACTTCATCACCGGCCTGATCAACGCCGCGATCGCCCTGGTCAACAAGCTCGCCACCATGCTCAAGCAGGCCATCACCGACCTGCTGAACGCCCTTGGCAAGCTGCTGAGCAGCATCCTCGACGTCCTGAAGAAGATGCTGATGGACGTCGTCAAGGCCGTCGTGGACGCGGTCAAGGCGGTCCTGGACTTCGCCTCCAAACTGCTCGGCGCGCTCGGCGACTTCATGCTCATCGCTGTCGACTTCCTCACCGACCCGGGCGGGTGGCTGAGCGGCGCCAAGAACTCCGCGGTGGACGGCGCGAAGAACCACCTCTTCCGCGAGGTCAAGTCGGCCGTCAAGGACTGGTTCCAGTCCAAGATCGAGGAAATCATCGGCGTCCCGAAGGCGATCCTGGACAAGCTGTTCAAGGGCGGCTTCACCCTGGAGCAGATCGTCAAGGAGACGTGGGACGCGATCGTCCCTCAACTCCCCTTCATCATCGGTGAGATCGTCATCACCAAGGTCATCGCCAAGCTGATCCCGGGAGCGGGCTGGGTGATGGCCGTCATCGACGCCATCCGCACGGCCATCGGCTCGCTCGGCGCGATCCTGCGCGCGATGGGCGCGGTCCTCGACTGGCTGAAGGTCGTCCGCATGGGCGGTGCGGGCATCCTCTTCGCGAAGGCGGTCGCGGCGGGCATCGTGGCGCTCCTCGAATTGGCCTACCAGGCGCTGCTGTCGGGGATCGGCAAGTACGTCGCGAAGGTGGGCCGGCGCTTCAAGGCCATCGCGGCGAAGCTGGGCCGGGGCAAGGGTGGGAAGGGCGGAGCGGGTGGCAAGGGCGGTGCGGACGGGGAGGGCTCGGACGGCCGGGGCGGCAAGCCGAAGCCCGACGAGGAGCCCGAACAACCGACCTCACCGAAAGCAACGACGCGCCCGACGCCAACGGCCACGAAGCCGAAACCGGGTGCCGAACCGACGTCTAAGAAGCCGACTACGCAGCCGCAGTCCAAACCAACGAAGGCCGGAACCCCCGGCAAACCCGAGCCCACACCCGACGCCAAGACTCCGGCCCCCACGACGAAGGACAAGAACGGCAAGCCCAAGCCTGAGGAAGACCGCCCGGACACCCGCCCGACCCCATCCCCGAAACCCAAACCCAAGCCGGAACCCCCGGCAAAGCCGAAGCCCGAGCCGCAGACCAAGCCCAACCCCAAGGACGACAAAACCCCGGGCACCCCCAAGGACGACAAAGGCCCGGAGGATCGGCCGAAGAACGACGACAAGCCCTCAACCAAGGACCCCAAGGACCAGGACCCCACCAAGCCCAAGCCCGACAAGGACGACCCGAAGAAGCCCAAGCCGGACAAGGACGGCGACAAGCCAGGCCCCCGAAAGCCCAAACCCGACAAGGACGGCCCCGGCAGGCGACCGAACAAAAAGGGCCCCAAGGGCGACAACAAGGCCAGGCCCAAGCATGACAAGAACGACCACGAGCCCGGCAGGCCGAAGGGGACCAAGGCGAAGGAGGACAGGGAAAAGGAGGAGGACTCGAAGGACGCAAAGGAGGAACGTCTTGCACTGATAGTGGCGAAGATTCGAGAAATCCTTAAGGAACGCCTCGATCCCGGAATCGAATTCAGCACTCATAAAGCTCTTCTGGCCAGCCTGAGGAGGCATTACAGGCTGACCTCCCTCTATAAGCAGGGAGGGAAGGAGTTCACCGTTATTGCGGAGCTCAATCCTTCCCTGCCGGTGATACCGGGATACAGTACGTACGACACAGAGATCGACCACAGTAAGCCGGATCCTCCGCTGCCCAAGCCATACGCCCCGCCGAAACAGAACAACGTACTGGCTACCAACTTCACTGCCGAGGCGATCAACGAGTCATGGGCAGAACGTCGCGGAGAGAAGGCAGACAAGGCTAAAAAAGACCAACCCATCGGGTTCCGTTACATCGATAAGCATGATCTCAATTCAAACCCGAGCAACCTCTGGGTTCGACAGCATCTACTGACGCAACTTTTGGGTGGAACCGCTGATGGGCGAAACCTTGTTCCGGCGCGAAACACGGTCAACCAGAGCTTTAAGAATGAGGTTGAAAAACCGGCCGAGCAGTGGATTCGCTCCGGAAAAAACAAGATTGCCTGGTACGACGTCCAGGTGAGCTACCACTCTGGAAAACCTGAGGGGTTCCCGTCATTCCTCCGAACGGAATGGGGAGCCTACTATCCCGACTATGCGAAGAATGTCTGGGTTAAGGAAAAACAAGGGCGCGACTACAACGAGAAGTCAGGGTCGGAGCTCGAAATTCCTCCCCCCGGGGACAAGGTGTATGTTAATTACGACTCGGCGGCCCGAATGCGGAATATGTTGAACATCCCGAAGGGGATAGCCGAGGATATCGAGGACGTTGCCGAAGCCCACAATGAAAACATACCGGGAATGTCTGTCCTGCTCGAAGACCTAAAAACGATCAGGAGGATCAAGAGGCGCCGTAAGAAGGGTTGGGACAGGCATATTCGCAAGCTCATCCGGGCTGCTGCGGAAGGGCACCTCACTTTCGACAAGAAGTCCTAG